A stretch of Endozoicomonas sp. SCSIO W0465 DNA encodes these proteins:
- a CDS encoding CFI-box-CTERM domain-containing protein, with protein MGYRRRYSSGQSQAIEHVRAFNAFSAKLGPVVKDVQGAFFDLSNRQLNELFSRYGEEHSLKAENYARETFPRWKSGATKMSGQTMERLLNLVPKYLTFDQRYEILKRLCLHFEEKGKNEYVRVDKDDIQAGINKLDTAIASFLDFDILKHLPSHVTETATWLNDNDVVASRALLSQIDQERARQIKAIVDKNRPHLIKMLQYPNNTRFRERIEFPNGGITVELYKDSFCVVASYLYDSPEHPDVRALRKFRNDYLLENKLGTLFVDWYYRKGSSVVVFLKNHKLIGKAVKSLLAAFVYCIKRNNKNV; from the coding sequence ATGGGTTACAGAAGGCGGTATAGTTCCGGACAGTCACAAGCTATTGAGCACGTAAGAGCATTCAATGCATTCTCGGCAAAGCTCGGACCAGTTGTTAAAGATGTACAAGGTGCATTCTTCGACCTTAGTAATAGGCAGCTCAATGAGCTTTTTAGTAGGTATGGTGAAGAGCACAGTCTAAAGGCAGAAAATTATGCTCGTGAGACTTTTCCTAGGTGGAAAAGTGGTGCGACCAAGATGTCTGGTCAGACTATGGAGCGATTGCTTAATCTTGTTCCAAAGTACTTAACATTTGATCAGAGATACGAAATCCTTAAGAGGCTATGTTTGCACTTTGAAGAAAAGGGCAAAAATGAATATGTTCGTGTAGATAAGGATGATATTCAGGCAGGTATCAATAAGTTAGATACTGCAATTGCTTCTTTTCTCGATTTTGATATCTTGAAGCACCTTCCATCACACGTTACTGAAACAGCTACTTGGTTGAATGATAATGACGTGGTTGCTTCAAGGGCACTGCTATCTCAGATTGATCAAGAGAGGGCAAGGCAAATAAAGGCTATTGTAGATAAAAATAGACCTCATTTGATTAAGATGCTTCAGTATCCAAATAATACTCGTTTTCGTGAGCGTATTGAATTTCCTAATGGGGGGATAACTGTTGAGCTGTATAAAGATTCATTTTGTGTAGTTGCTAGCTACCTTTATGACTCACCAGAGCACCCAGATGTAAGAGCACTTAGAAAATTTAGGAATGATTACCTGTTGGAAAATAAGCTAGGTACATTATTTGTGGATTGGTATTACAGAAAAGGATCTAGTGTAGTTGTCTTTTTGAAAAATCATAAGCTAATTGGAAAGGCTGTTAAGTCATTGTTAGCTGCATTTGTGTACTGTATAAAAAGGAATAATAAGAATGTCTGA